A DNA window from Doryrhamphus excisus isolate RoL2022-K1 chromosome 2, RoL_Dexc_1.0, whole genome shotgun sequence contains the following coding sequences:
- the LOC131119920 gene encoding low-density lipoprotein receptor-related protein 2-like isoform X2 — protein MNSRQLICLIFLSRLKLSTGQNISCRKDQWQCDDGGCIANKWRCDGDGDCLDGSDEMDCVGSLECPPGQFSCMDSVDCVDASARCDGQKQCPTGSDEENCTLSEGCLKSDWTCQNKICIPRDLRCDGQNDCADNSDEEGCGLCSKEGIRCPEWVCLSAEERCDGKFQCSDGSDEPVTCGKTCSVNNGGCSHVCVDEPWGALCACPAGYYLSINGAVCKDVDECALPFGPCMHYCTNTAGSYYCHCREGFTPSDGFACLATGNETRLLTVLRTSAGLLSVKSQRFEVIQTLKSNPVALTYDIARGRYYWADDAGRIYKSDGQRSWTIYTGEVGIKALACDWLNGNLFWANQRTDSIYMQAEDEKSCTTLLSKDISPSELVLIPLESLMFWINTGPKDRVTLEKSWMDGSERSSLAVLTAQLAHGLTADVGARRLYWISDFKKSVETVKVDGTGSYSFTGLWNRRPALNLAVFEGSFYWVDDKGLWQVPQDQLSQRTFLWKSTVPLLSVYHELQQPRGTSACTNTPCHICLLTKGNPLGFTCTCPNSKVLMLGGACEYPRFLYATSSSISMLEFKGSDSTETELFSTDKGILSFDVNWNQDWLYWANQTGHLQRTSLTRVKTEWIQAPVSVCQIKVDQKSGSVYWVSCHQTSIGSVDVGSRHSQQLYRTTKEIRNFYLDWLRGGIIWLEEEQVFTMSVTGSKAKELLRLAGVRGNIAFDIRAASLLWNSKVGGLTTVSLLQEKKHQAGKRWNISGSVVGALEPYLISLFKDAITLWDRRDGRPVQAVTVKGQVVSVMAALGDIHAVPTTVICNTPAMLCRDTSICLAPSQLCDGKEDCPDGDDEDFCVKTCPSKDDFKCQDQRSCVSMALVCDGRSHCFDGSDEVGCPAVDLPVTRVNVLKCRKGFMPCRNGAECVLYNHVCDGEKDCQDGSDEEECEQDVASPKQSTDASIKIAPTTPPPSLPACISPSVLCSHPSGHLCITPKQFCDGQKDCPDGFDEENCVKRCPSKDDFRCKDRRNCISTSLVCDGRAHCHDGSDEVDCPSVASPAGQSKALKCLMGSRLCRDGSECVLFSHVCDGEADCKDGSDEEGCDNSTTTTTTSPENLYRNGAPSTFDTLPPSEPSCQSPSFLCSDSSCILPTQICDGIKDCPDGLDENCIKQCPNKLDFLCKDRRSCVSKSLVCDGRSHCHDGSDEVNCPTVAPPRAMGKVLKCRLGFRLCRDQSECVLFSHVCDGERDCADGSDEDECGATETPLLAGNPDVNKLPPSVTVFITPSPKPSCRSPSVLCPNSLLCISPTQLCDGIKDCPDGSDENCIKRCPNKLDFLCKDRRSCVSKSLVCDGRSHCHDGSDEVNCPTVAPPRALGKVLKCRLGFRPCQDQSECVLFSHVCDGERDCADGSDEDECDATETPPLAQNPSLNKLASSVNVFNTPTSLKPSCGSPSVLCPNSLLCISPTQLCDGIKDCPDGSDENCIKRCPNKLDFLCKDRRSCVSKSLVCDGRSHCHDGSDEVNCPTVAPPRALGKVLKCRLGFRSCRDQSECVLFSHVCDGERDCADGSDEDECATESPSSVENPSLNQLPSSVKPLNPLSPKTSCRSPSVLCPNSFICISPTQLCDGIKDCPDGSDENCMTKCIYESDFLCKDRRSCVSKTLVCDGRAHCQDGSDEVDCPSVASRSNAQMTNALKCRTGSKLCKDGTECVLYSHVCDGEKDCLDGSDEEGCQETCKQGEFQCAHGAMCIPEAQVCDGTAQCRDRSDELDCWEQTKSCQYRCADGHRCIPKKFLCDGELDCLDGTDEAGCDPVNTTSTPLDLTSESVCIAPSVRCPGSSVCISPNQLCDRKTDCPDAFDESDCIFKCKSRTDFLCRDRRKCIPRIYVCDGRAHCPDGSDERQCKSADPSPPASMKKIGATSPLKCRKGFKPCKNGLECVMYSHVCDGEDDCQDGSDEESCAAQCKSDEFECQHGNRCIAPEKVCDGQYDCRDRSDEMNCESQSLGCQHRCDKTRCIPATFLCDGERDCVDGSDEEKCGLAVCEVEQYRCMSGQCVSEALRCDGYADCSDRSDEVDCARPPRCPTQLRCPHSHECLQREWLCDGEDDCKDGSDEKNCVTKPPPCREYQWQCGGSSQCIPLSWRCDGKKDCHNSIDEDKCSQRRCPSHLYQCGSGECVDLRLVCNGFTNCADSSDEGVGCTQSNCSSTSAPQCEHSCVSTPNGPKCYCTAGFTLHSGGVSCVDTNECNLMQHEACKHSCLNTPGSYGCHCHPGFYLEPDNKSCKTKDEPLLLASVQSELLLLGVHSGTLRLLSSANRPVFSLDYHWARQRVYWLSPDYQSIRWADMTKDSNNKGTLIKGVKSDFIAMDWVGKNLYWVDGLVGQILAVRLSDTVVKSQDYIVVLAEDLEQPRSLVLLPHKGLMLWSEIGSTPQIRRSGMDGSKRKVVVSSGLSWPVSLAYDFLDDRVYWADEKLCCIGSTSLDGDYVKILQLAETPSPFSVAVFNDRLFWSDTKRRTIRSADKNTGKDQKVLLKRPGQPFGLKLMHALSQPTISNPCDQLQCSHLCLLTPMQKGRSGLSRSAGALVGKEPAAVCRCPKGLLLSKDKISCSLPLESTFIVLLSTTRVYQIYLQSLRHDGVGLKSMPNSRVMAVPGVVEASVLDVSIQALSLYLADSGQGTVDVLNLSGPRSRQGLSPAGRVLSLKDDSVVALAVDWVTSNLYWSSTKRPNLHVTTRHNGFTTSLLQGSLTGTTSIAVHPPSSQFCYTALVLTGGKSLNEVSCAWMDGRNKAVLWTKSNIPTSLVFSNNGTIIYWADTGEGLICSIGLNGSGYKQYKTGPGLLTSFTYTENILLWITLEKDVTKMWFSDGLQPKQLWFETQTSLVDIKAYSTDSQEGSNMCGNKNGECAHLCLPYPGGRTCKCSRGFYSITPTSCAPEHPCPDGEQACLDSSKCISSERFCDGRVDCLDQSDEQDCPYLKSHFGKKASDGQPPKSPLSPPHHNSPKDSLSVKDAASCGQQHCHGHGHCITQGKARHCHCIAGYKGEFCEEEESGRSHVAVVLGVFCLLAAFMGLAFIFGKRRAWVSIRGRPQEKETLMANMSLPEHLETDCEELESTVDFRNPPVAS, from the exons ATGAACTCACGCCAGCtcatttgtttgatttttcTGTCAAGGTTAAAGTTATCCACAG GTCAGAATATAAGCTGTCGTAAAGACCAATGGCAGTGTGATGATGGAGGCTGCATTGCTAACAAATGGAGATGCGATGGAGATGGAGACTGCTTGGATGGGTCTGATGAAATGGACTGTGTTG GCTCTCTTGAATGTCCACCCGGTCAGTTTTCATGCATGGACTCTGTTGACTGTGTTGATGCGTCTGCACGCTGTGATGGACAAAAGCAGTGTCCAACCGGCTCTGATGAGGAGAACTGTACACTCTCAGAGGGCTGCTTGAAGTCAGACTGGACATGTCAGAACAAGATTTGTATTCCCAGAGACTTGCGCTGCGATGGACAGAATGATTGCGCTGACAACTCGGATGAAGAGGGCTGTG GGTTGTGTAGCAAGGAAGGAATACGGTGTCCCGAGTGGGTGTGCCTTTCTGCTGAAGAGAGGTGTGATGGGAAGTTTCAATGCTCGGATGGCAGCGACGAGCCCGTAACCTGCG GGAAGACCTGCTCTGTGAACAATGGCGGCTGCAGCCACGTGTGTGTGGATGAGCCCTGGGGTGCTCTGTGCGCCTGTCCTGCAGGATATTACCTCTCTATCAATGGGGCGGTCTGCAAAG ATGTGGATGAATGTGCCCTTCCTTTTGGACCGTGCATGCATTATTGCACCAACACCGCCGGATCTTATTATTGCCACTGCAGAGAAGGCTTCACACCAAGCGATGGCTTTGCCTGTCTAGCCACAG GTAACGAGACTCGACTGCTGACAGTGTTGAGGACATCTGCAGGACTGCTGAGTGTCAAATCTCAACGGTTTGAGGTCATCCAGACTCTAAAGTCCAACCCAGTGGCCCTGACATATGACATTGCCAGAGGCCGCTACTACTGGGCCGATGATGCGGGCCGCATATATAAAAGTGATGGGCAGCGCAGCTGGACCATCTATACTG GCGAGGTGGGAATCAAAGCgttagcttgtgattggctcaaTGGAAACCTGTTCTGGGCCAATCAGAGGACAGACTCAATCTACATGCAAGCAGAAGATGAAAAGAGTTGCACTACTCTGTTGAGCAAAGATATCAGCCCATCAGAATTGGTTCTTATACCACTGGAGAG CTTGATGTTTTGGATCAACACAGGCCCCAAAGATAGGGTGACCCTAGAAAAatcctggatggatggatcagaGAGAAGCTCTCTGGCTGTGCTAACAGCTCAGTTGGCCCATGGACTCACTGCAGATGTGGGCGCCAGGAGGCTGTACTGGATTAGCGACTTCAAGAAG TCAGTTGAGACTGTGAAGGTGGATGGGACTGGCAGCTATTCCTTTACCGGATTGTGGAACAGGAGACCGGCTCTGAACCTGGCTGTGTTTGAAGGGTCCTTCTATTGGGTTGATGATAAAGGACTCTGGCAGGTGCCACAGGACCAACTAAGCCAGAGGACGTTTCTGTGGAAATCCACAGTTCCACTGCTCAGTGTTTATCATGAGCTGCAGCAGCCTCGAG GCACTTCTGCATGCACCAATACCCCGTGCCATATCTGTCTTCTAACTAAAGGCAACCCTCTTGGCTTCACCTGTACTTGTCCCAACTCCAAAGTACTGATGCTTGGCGGAGCGTGTGAAT ATCCGAGGTTCCTTTATGCGACCTCCAGCAGTATCAGCATGTTGGAGTTTAAAGGCAGCGATTCCACGGAAACCGAGCTCTTTTCTACTGACAAGGGCATCCTGTCATTTGATGTTAACTGGAACCAAGACTGGCTGTACTGGGCCAACCAAACTGGTCACCTCCAACGCACCAGCTTAACCCGAGTCAAAACGGAGTGGATTCAAGCACCTGTGTCAG tttgccAAATAAAAGTTGATCAGAAGAGTGGCAGCGTGTACTGGGTGTCATGCCACCAAACGAGCATTGGATCAGTGGATGTGGGCAGTCGTCACTCGCAGCAGTTATACCGCACAACAAAGGAGATCCGGAACTTTTACCTGGACTGGCTGAGGGGTGGCATCATCTggttggaggaggagcaggtCTTTACTATGAGCGTGACTGGCAGCAAAGCCAAAGAATTGCTGCGTTTGGCAGGAGTCAGAGGCAACATTGCCTTTGACATCAGGGCTGCTAGTCTGTTGTGGAACTCCAAAGTGGGAG GCCTGACGACAGTGAGTTTGCTGCAGGAGAAAAAACACCAGGCTGGAAAAAGATGGAATATTTCCGGCTCGGTGGTAGGTGCCCTTGAGCCGTACCTGATATCTCTCTTCAAAGACGCCATTACTCTGTGGGACCGCCGTGATGGGCGCCCCGTTCAAGCTGTGACTGTGAAAGGTCAAGTGGTCAGCGTGATGGCTGCACTCGGGGACATACATGCAG TACCTACTACTGTGATCTGCAATACGCCAGCCATGCTGTGCAGGGACACATCCATCTGCCTCGCTCCAAGCCAGCTGTGTGACGGCAAGGAGGATTGTCCTGATGGAGACGATGAGGATTTTTGTGTTAAAACATGCCCGTCCAAAG ACGATTTTAAATGTCAAGACCAGAGGAGTTGTGTTTCCATGGCTCTGGTGTGCGATGGCCGCTCTCATTGTTTCGATGGCTCGGATGAGGTCGGCTGCCCTGCTGTTGACTTGCCTGTGACTCGAGTAAATGTCCTCAAGTGTCGCAAGGGCTTTATGCCATGCAGGAATGGTGCAGAGTGTGTGCTATACAACCATGTGTGTGATGGGGAGAAAGACTGTCAGGATGGGTCGGATGAAGAAGAATGTG AGCAGGATGTGGCCTCACCAAAACAATCCACTGACGCATCAATCAAAATTGCGCCTACAACTCCGCCACCATCTCTGCCTGCCTGCATCAGCCCCTCTGTGCTGTGTTCCCATCCCTCTGGTCACCTCTGCATCACCCCAAAGCAGTTTTGTGATGGGCAAAAAGACTGTCCTGATGGCTTTGATGAAGAGAACTGTGTGAAAAGATGTCCTTCTAAAG ATGATTTCCGCTGCAAGGACCGAAGGAACTGTATCTCCACTAGCCTCGTTTGTGACGGCCGTGCTCATTGTCACGATGGCTCTGATGAAGTTGACTGTCCGAGTGTTGCAAGCCCAGCCGGCCAATCAAAGGCCTTGAAATGTCTCATGGGCTCTAGGCTCTGTCGGGATGGGAGCGAATGTGTGCTCTTCAGTCACGTGTGTGATGGAGAGGCGGACTGCAAGGATGGCTCCGATGAAGAAGGATGTG ACAACAGcaccacaacaacaaccactTCTCCAGAAAATCTTTACCGAAATGGAGCCCCTTCAACCTTTGATACTCTACCTCCAAGCGAGCCCTCCTGCCAGAGTCCCTCATTTCTGTGTTCAGATTCTTCATGTATCCTTCCAACACAGATATGTGATGGAATCAAAGATTGCCCTGATGGACTGGATGAGAACTGCATAAAACAATGCCCAAATAAAT TGGACTTCCTCTGCAAAGACAGGCGAAGCTGTGTCTCCAAGAGTCTGGTTTGCGATGGCCGATCTCATTGCCACGATGGCTCAGATGAAGTTAATTGTCCCACTGTAGCTCCTCCCCGCGCCATGGGAAAGGTCCTGAAGTGTCGCTTGGGCTTCCGATTATGTCGGGATCAGAGTGAATGTGTTCTTTTTAGCCATGTGTGTGATGGAGAAAGAGACTGCGCCGATGGATCAGATGAGGATGAATGTG GTGCAACTGAAACCCCACTTTTAGCAGGAAATCCAGACGTGAATAAATTGCCCCCATCTGTGACAGTTTTTATTACACCTTCCCCCAAGCCATCCTGTAGAAGTCCATCAGTGCTGTGTCCAAATTCATTGCTTTGCATCAGCCCAACACAGCTATGTGATGGAATAAAAGATTGTCCCGATGGATCAGATGAGAACTGCATCAAACGATGCCCAAATAAAT TGGACTTCCTCTGCAAAGACAGGCGAAGCTGTGTCTCCAAGAGTCTGGTTTGCGATGGCCGATCTCATTGCCACGATGGCTCAGATGAAGTTAATTGTCCCACTGTGGCTCCTCCCCGCGCCTTGGGAAAGGTCCTGAAGTGCCGCTTGGGCTTCCGTCCATGTCAGGATCAGAGTGAATGTGTTCTTTTTAGCCATGTGTGTGATGGAGAAAGAGACTGCGCCGATGGATCAGATGAGGATGAATGTG ATGCAACCGAAACCCCACCTTTAGCACAAAACCCGAGCTTGAATAAATTGGCCTCATCTGTGAATGTCTTTAATACACCAACTTCCCTAAAGCCATCCTGTGGAAGTCCATCGGTGCTGTGTCCAAATTCATTGCTTTGCATCAGCCCAACACAGCTATGTGATGGAATAAAAGATTGTCCCGATGGATCAGATGAGAACTGCATCAAACGATGTCCAAATAAAT TGGACTTCCTCTGCAAAGACAGGCGAAGCTGTGTCTCCAAGAGTCTGGTTTGCGATGGCCGATCTCATTGCCACGATGGCTCAGATGAAGTTAATTGTCCCACTGTAGCTCCTCCCCGCGCCTTAGGAAAGGTCCTGAAGTGCCGCTTGGGCTTCCGATCATGTCGGGATCAGAGTGAATGTGTTCTTTTTAGCCATGTGTGTGATGGAGAAAGAGACTGCGCTGATGGCTCGGATGAAGATGAATGTG CAACTGAAAGCCCATCTTCTGTGGAAAATCCAAGTCTAAATCAATTGCCCTCATCTGTGAAACCCTTGAATCCACTTTCCCCTAAGACGTCCTGTAGGAGTCCATCTGTGCTGTGTCcaaattcatttatttgcatCAGCCCAACACAGCTATGTGATGGAATAAAAGACTGTCCCGATGGCTCAGATGAGAACTGTatgacaaaatgcatttatgaGA GTGATTTCTTGTGCAAAGATCGTAGGAGCTGCGTCTCCAAGACTCTGGTGTGTGATGGCCGCGCTCATTGCCAGGATGGCTCAGATGAGGTTGACTGTCCGAGTGTAGCTTCTCGTTCAAATGCCCAAATGACAAACGCCCTGAAGTGCCGTACAGGCTCGAAGCTATGCAAAGACGGCACGGAATGTGTTTTATACAGCCACGTTTGTGATGGAGAGAAGGATTGTTTGGATGGATCTGATGAAGAAGGATGCCAGGAAACTTGCAAAcaag GTGAATTTCAGTGTGCCCATGGTGCAATGTGCATCCCTGAGGCCCAGGTTTGTGACGGGACCGCTCAGTGTCGTGACCGTTCTGATGAACTGGACTGCTGGGAACAAACCAAAAGCTGCCAGTATCGCTGTGCAGACGGCCATCGCTGCATCCCGAAGAAATTTTTGTGTGATGGAGAGCTAGATTGTCTGGATGGCACAGATGAGGCAGGCTGTG ATCCTGTGAACACAACAAGCACACCTCTGGATTTGACTTCTGAATCAGTTTGCATTGCTCCTTCAGTCCGCTGCCCAGGTTCATCAGTGTGTATCTCTCCAAATCAGCTGTGCGACAGAAAAACAGACTGTCCTGATGCATTTGACGAGAGCGACTGTATTTTCAAGTGTAAAAGCCGAA CTGATTTCTTGTGCCGTGACCGGCGAAAGTGCATCCCCAGAATCTACGTGTGTGACGGCCGTGCCCACTGTCCAGACGGCTCAGATGAGAGGCAGTGCAAATCGGCAGATCCCAGCCCTCCTG CCTCCATGAAGAAGATTGGCGCCACATCACCTCTGAAATGCCGCAAAGGCTTCAAGCCTTGTAAAAATGGCCTGGAGTGCGTGATGTACAGCCACGTGTGTGACGGCGAGGACGACTGCCAGGATGGATCGGATGAAGAGTCATGTGCCGCTCAGTGCAAATCGG ATGAGTTTGAATGTCAGCACGGTAATAGATGCATCGCACCAGAGAAGGTGTGCGACGGCCAGTACGACTGTCGGGACCGATCTGATGAAATGAACTGTGAAAGTCAGAGTTTGGGCTGCCAGCACCGCTGCGATAAGACGCGCTGCATACCGGCAACCTTCCTGTGTGATGGCGAGAGAGATTGTGTCGATGGGTCAGATGAAGAGAAGTGTG GTTTGGCGGTCTGTGAAGTTGAACAATATCGTTGCATGAGCGGTCAGTGTGTCTCGGAGGCTCTTCGATGTGACGGTTACGCTGACTGCAGTGACCGCTCCGATGAGGTAGACTGCGCAAGACCCCCACGCTGCCCGACACAACTGCGATGCCCTCACAGTCACGAGTGCCTGCAGAGAGAATGGCTTTGTGATGGCGAGGACGACTGCAAGGACGGCTCTGATGAAAAG AACTGCGTGACTAAACCACCGCCTTGTAGAGAATACCAGTGGCAGTGTGGGGGCAGTAGTCAATGCATTCCTCTGTCCTGGAGGTGTGATGGGAAGAAAGACTGTCACAATAGCATTGATGAGGACAAAT GCAGCCAGAGAAGGTGCCCTTCTCACCTTTACCAGTGTGGCAGCGGTGAGTGTGTGGACCTGCGGCTGGTGTGCAATGGCTTTACCAACTGTGCTGACAGTTCAGACGAGGGTGTgggatgcacacagagcaactGCTCCAGTACTTCAGCTCCTCAGTGCGAGCATAGCTGTGTCAGTACGCCAAATGGACCG AAGTGTTACTGTACAGCAGGTTTCACGCTACATTCCGGTGGCGTGTCCTGTGTGGACACAAACGAGTGCAATTTAATGCAGCACGAGGCATGCAAACACAGCTGCCTCAACACCCCTGGGTCTTACGGGTGTCATTGCCACCCTGGCTTCTACCTGGAGCCAGACAACAAAAGCTGTAAGACCAAGG ATGAGCCGCTGCTTCTGGCATCAGTTCAATCCGAACTATTGCTTCTCGGAGTCCATAGTGGCACATTACGCCTTCTTTCTTCTGCCAATCGACCGGTTTTCTCACTGGATTACCACTGGGCCCGGCAGAGAGTTTACTGGCTGAGTCCTGACTACCAGAGCATCCGCTGGGCCGACATGACAAAAGACTCCAACAACAAAGGGACGCTTATCAAAG GAGTGAAGTCTGACTTCATTGCGATGGATTGGGTTGGTAAGAACCTGTACTGGGTGGATGGACTTGTCGGCCAGATTCTGGCGGTGCGACTTAGCGACACGGTCGTGAAATCTCAGGATTACATTGTGGTACTGGCTGAAGATCTGGAGCAGCCTCGCTCGCTGGTCCTGCTACCACACAAGGG GTTGATGTTGTGGTCTGAGATTGGCAGCACCCCTCAGATCCGGCGGTCTGGGATGGACGGCTCAAAGAGGAAGGTGGTGGTGAGCAGTGGCTTGAGCTGGCCTGTCAGTTTGGCCTATGATTTCCTGGACGACCGCGTGTACTGGGCTGACGAGAAGCTGTGCTGCATTGGCTCCACCTCCCTGGATGGAGATTATGTGAAG ATCCTTCAGTTAGCCGAAACTCCAAGCCCATTCTCTGTGGCCGTCTTCAATGATCGGCTTTTCTGGTCTGACACAAAACGAAGAACCATTCGCTCAGCCGACAAAAACACTGGGAAAGATCAGAAGGTTCTTCTTAAGAGACCAGGACAGCCTTTTGGGCTAAAG CTGATGCACGCCCTCTCTCAGCCCACGATATCCAACCCATGTGACCAGCTGCAATGCTCCCACCTCTGTCTCCTGACCCCAATGCAGAAGGGCCGCTCAGGATTGTCAAGATCAGCCGGGGCTCTGGTAGGGAAGGAGCCGGCAGCAGTGTGTCGCTGCCCAAAGGGGCTACTCCTTTCTAAGGACAAGATCAGCTGCTCTTTGCCATTGGAATCCACTTTCATCGTGCTTCTGTCTACTACAAGAGTCTATCAG ATTTACTTACAGTCCTTGCGTCACGATGGGGTCGGTCTGAAAAGTATGCCAAACAGTCGTGTGATGGCAGTTCCCGGTGTTGTCGAGGCCTCTGTACTCGATGTATCTATCCAAGCATTGTCTCTCTATCTGGCCGATAGTGGGCAAGGTACAGTAGATGTGCTGAACCTAAGTGGTCCCAGGTCCAGGCAGGGACTGTCTCCAGCTGGACgagttttaagtttaaag GATGATTCAGTCGTGGCTCTGGCTGTTGACTGGGTGACTTCCAACCTCTACTGGAGCAGTACCAAAAGACCTAACCTTCATGTGACCACCCGTCATAACGGCTTCACCACCTCTCTGCTGCAAGGATCACTGACG GGCACAACATCCATTGCAGTGCACCCCCCCTCAAGTCAGTTTTGCTACACGGCCCTTGTTCTGACGGGAGGCAAGAGTCTGAATGAGGTGAGCTGTGCCTGGATGGATGGCCGCAACAAAGCAGTGCTTTGGACAAAGTCCAACATCCCCACatcattggtcttttccaataATGGAACCATAATCTACTGGGCTGACACAG GGGAAGGCCTAATCTGCTCTATTGGACTTAATGGATCTGgttataaacaatacaaaacggGGCCAGGTTTGCTTACTTCTTTCACATACACTGAGAATATCCTCCTCTGGATAACCCTGGAAAAGG ATGTCACCAAAATGTGGTTCAGCGATGGCCTCCAGCCCAAACAGCTGTGGTTCGAGACACAAACCAGCCTGGTAGACATCAAAGCTTACAGTACTGACAGCCAGGAAG GATCCAATATGTGCGGCAACAAAAACGGGGAATGTGCGCATCTGTGTTTGCCGTACCCTGGCGGTCGCACGTGCAAGTGCAGTCGTGGATTTTACAGCATCACTCCCACTTCCTGTGCACCCGAGCACCCTTGTCCTGATGGAGAACAAGCTTGTCTTGATAGTAGCAAGTGTATCAGCAGTGAGAGGTTCTGTGATGGACGTGTGGACTGTCTGGACCAGTCGGATGAACAGGATT GTCCATATTTAAAGTCCCATTTTGGGAAGAAAGCCAGCGACGGCCAACCTCCCAAGTCTCCGCTCTCACCTCCTCACCATAACTCCCCAAAGGACTCTTTGTCAGTCAAGGACGCGGCTTCATGTGGTCAGCAGCACTGTCACGGTCACGGCCACTGCATCACACAAGGCAAAGCCCGTCACTGTCACTGCATTGCTGGTTATAAAGGAGAGTTCTGTGAAGAAGAGGAAAGTGGACGAAGCCACGTGGCGGTTGTCCTGGGTGTCTTCTGTCTGCTTGCTGCATTCATGGGCCTtgctttcatttttggaaaaag GAGAGCCTGGGTTTCAATCAGAGGCAGACCACAGGAGAAGGAAACTCTCATGGCCAACATGAGCCTACCTGAACACTTGGAGACTGACTGTGAG GAGCTTGAGTCCACGGTAGACTTCCGGAACCCCCCAGTTGCTTCATAA